The genome window ACTTACGTAATCCATTTGGCAAAACTGTCATGGAATGGAAAGTATAATATAAAGTATGAAAGAAATCTCAGGTCAAATATTATGTCGAAAAGCATAATGGGTCTGAGATTTTCTTTTTAATAAAGAAAGTAGAGATGATAGTGAAAAATATAGCGATTTCTATGTACATGTTTCTGTTAAGTCTATTTTCTTTTTTTAGTCGATTTTTTGGCGTGAAAAAACGAGTATTGATTATGGCCTCATTCCCAGAAAATACAACAGCGATTTTGAATCAAATGAAAAAAATGGGCTATACTCCGAACACAATTTGTTTTCATACAGAGAGAGTTCAATTCAATACTAAAGAACTTGATTTTGTTCGTTTTTCACCTAATAATTTGGCGAATAAATGGAAATTAATGTTTTACTTAAATACATCAAAAGTGATTTTAGTCGATAACTATTACCCTGAACTAGCAGCGGTTTCTTTTAAAGATGGTGTCGAATGTATTCAATTATGGCATGCAAATGGAGCTTTAAAACAATTTGGATGGGAAGATAATTCGATTTCAGAACGTTCAGATGCGGACAAAAAAAGATTTAAAGCAGTATATGAACATTTTCTAAAAGTAGTAGTTGGTTCAGACGAGATGGGCGAAATTTTTAAAAGAAGCTTCTTATTAAATGAATCTCATTTATTAAAAATCGGTGTACCTCGAACGGATGTTTATTTTGAAGAAAGCCTACAACAGCAAAAAAGAATAGAATGGCGTAATAAATTTCACGCTGAAAATAAAAAAGTGATTTTATATGCACCAACATTTAGAGATAATGAGCTTGCGGAAGCCAAGTTAGTAATGGATTTTAACGCAATGGAACGAGCTTTTTCAGAGGATTACTTACTGGTTTTAAAATTGCACCCTGCAGTTAAAATAGATGTACAAAGTCTAAATACAGATTTTATTATTAATGTAGATAAAAATGTTGCACTTGAAGAACTTTTAGCGGCTGTTGATATACTTATTACTGATTATTCCTCCATTCCATTTGAATTTGCTCTTTTTGAAAGACCGATATACTTTTTTAGTTATGACATGGAGAAATATGATAAAGAGCGCGGCTTAATAAAAAATTATCAAGAAATTATCCCAGGACCAATCTCCCAAACAACGGCAGAGCTTATTGAGCAAATAAAAACGAAGACCAC of Listeria monocytogenes contains these proteins:
- a CDS encoding CDP-glycerol glycerophosphotransferase family protein gives rise to the protein MIVKNIAISMYMFLLSLFSFFSRFFGVKKRVLIMASFPENTTAILNQMKKMGYTPNTICFHTERVQFNTKELDFVRFSPNNLANKWKLMFYLNTSKVILVDNYYPELAAVSFKDGVECIQLWHANGALKQFGWEDNSISERSDADKKRFKAVYEHFLKVVVGSDEMGEIFKRSFLLNESHLLKIGVPRTDVYFEESLQQQKRIEWRNKFHAENKKVILYAPTFRDNELAEAKLVMDFNAMERAFSEDYLLVLKLHPAVKIDVQSLNTDFIINVDKNVALEELLAAVDILITDYSSIPFEFALFERPIYFFSYDMEKYDKERGLIKNYQEIIPGPISQTTAELIEQIKTKTTSETLALFSKKWNKYSDGHASERMVVYMKQLMEEAK